In Juglans microcarpa x Juglans regia isolate MS1-56 chromosome 8D, Jm3101_v1.0, whole genome shotgun sequence, the following are encoded in one genomic region:
- the LOC121242560 gene encoding uncharacterized protein LOC121242560, with product MATAILPSHSYLQTRVCPEILAIPLKSPHSSSPKGSHSRRRRRSPPSIQSSPQHRDRSLVAMVPAKNMVVGQVRILKRGETLSQTKVSDNRKLRAKKERDLNLVLGSTDRLGPDPETVQRQIRVSEFKLNDGIYGGSSVVESPPPCSLPVPGFLGKNSGSATSDLRRILRLDSV from the coding sequence ATGGCCACTGCGATTCTTCCTTCCCACAGCTATCTTCAGACCCGGGTTTGCCCAGAAATCCTAGCAATTCCTCTCaaatctccccatagttctagTCCTAAAGGCTCCCACTCCCGCCGACGTAGGCGATCTCCCCCGTCTATCCAATCCAGTCCTCAGCATCGAGATCGTTCCCTGGTGGCCATGGTTCCTGCCAAGAACATGGTCGTGGGCCAGGTTAGGATCCTGAAGCGCGGCGAGACGTTGAGCCAGACGAAGGTTAGTGATAATCGGAAGTTGAGGGCGAAGAAGGAACGAGATCTGAACTTGGTGCTGGGATCCACCGACCGGCTGGGTCCGGATCCGGAGACCGTCCAGAGGCAGATTAGGGTTTCCGAATTCAAGTTAAACGATGGAATCTACGGCGGATCTTCAGTCGTCGAGTCGCCGCCTCCATGTTCCCTTCCTGTCCCGGGCTTCTTGGGGAAGAACAGCGGCTCGGCAACAAGTGATTTGCGCCGGATTTTGCGCCTCGATTCAGTATGA